The nucleotide window GCAGGATGGCCGGGGGAAAGTGGTTCCCAAGAGTGGCTGCTAAAAAAAGGTGATTTTTAAAAGTCGTATATATGTTCGAGTTTAATCTTCTTTGCCTTGATCGTTCTTAAAGCCTCCGCCAAATCAGATACAGCCAATTCAACAACAAATCTATATTGACCAGGGATAGTAATAATAGGTTGGATAAAGAGTGTTTTGGCCTTGATGCTGAGCGGTTCCCAATCGGCAGAAGACCATACGCTGAGGACAATAGTCCCTCTGTTTCCTGCAATCTCGACAAAGTTTTCACCTTTAAGAGCGTGACCATTAGACGCATAGGTGAAGGGTCTGTATCTGGGTAACATCAAGAGTTCATTCTTGTCTGTTATGACAGATGTTTGGTGTATAGGAGCTTCGAAGCTAGCCCCTGTACCCTGTCCAATGACCCATGCATAAAAGGCTTTGATAAGATATTCGGACGTCAGGAAGTATTTGCGTTCCAGCTTCCGGATCATGTCAGGAGCAAAGAAACTTGTATCGGTCCACAGATTGGAAAGGCTACCCATGAAATCAAATTCATACCATGGGCGTTCAAGTATAAAGTCAGCATAACTCTGTGCTTCCTGATGGGCAATTCTGTCTTCATCAGTCATGCCATGGGTGCGTGTTGCCTCAGATAGTCTGCCGAATGTAAGTTCATAGGCACCTTTTACCCCATATTCCGCTGTTGTGCTGATACCAATTACCGAAACCACAGTATGATATTCGCCATTGAACGGATAGTCCTCTTTCACCCGATCGTACACGGCTTTATAACTTTGCCAGAACTGGCCAATATGGGCGAAGTAGGGGAACCCGCTGGGCTTATTGTTTTCAAGATAAGATGCATATTCTGTCGGGCTGTGAACCAGATACCATTCTGGAAAGGTCAGAAAGGTTTGATCCCCTGAACGGACATGGTCCTCGGGTGTGGTAAGATCCCCAGCATTCGCGGCTAATGTAATCAAGGAAAAAAGAAGGGCCAGTAGGAGTAATTTAGGCATCTTTGTCTCGCTTGTTGCATTTTATGAAGGCCATCAGGACGTTATCGGAAGGGTCATGGTCCTGATACAGGCGCTGCCCCTGATCCTTTAAGCCGCAATCTTCCACAAGGCTGACCCAATGGTCTAACCCTTGAAAGTAACGTGGTTCATCAGTATTCGTTTTCCAGGTTTCACCCGTTCCAGCATTGAAAACAGTATGGACAAGTGCAACTAATTCCTTCATCTCGTCTGATGCAGAGTCATGATCTCGGAGAATGAATACCCCGCCGGGACGAAGAGTGCGGGCAATTGAATCCACATAGGCTTTTTGTTTTCCTGGCTCAATATGATGAAGGCCAATATAACATGTCACTAGGTCAAGGCTTTCCGAGGGGATTTGATCCTTGGAAATTGGGGCATAGTCATTCAGGTCAAAATAGGGCCCAAATTCCGAAACTTGACCACGATCAATAATGTCGGGTGGTGACTTTGTTGGGGCGATATAGTTGGTAAAATATGCTGTGCCCTTGAATTTTAAAAGTTTTTTGAGAGCGCTGTAATATCGTCCAGTCGAGCCAATCTCCAGATAGCCATTATAAGTGCGTTCTGACTCCAGCAACGAAACAGTCTGTCCGCTTATAACGGCCTTTTGTTTTCTTAATGCGGGTAGTGCATATGTAAAATCAGCCAGTGCGGGTTTAATGGTCGGAAGGTTGGCTTGAATATATTTGTAGATTTCTTCGTCAGTATTGAACTGATGGACTGCCTCAATAATCATTGTGTGAAAACGATCCTCAGGGAACAGTCGAAAGACATTCTGTAAAAATAAATAAAAGCGATCTCTCCAGTAAACACTTTTATAGATTTTGTGAAATTCAGAGGCAGGCTTTTCAGCAGGTTCTTCAACGCGCTTGTCAGGGCCATAATATGCATCCCAAAGCACATTTCGGAATCGAAAGTCGGGATCGTATTTGCTTTTCAGGCTAAACAATTCTCGTGCTCGGGGGTATGCAGCGTGAAATTGCTCGTGTGTTGCATGGGCTTGATAGGGTAAATAGTAGGTTCCGTTATGCTCCAGAACCGCACTAATGAGCGCTCTCGTCCATAGTGCAACGCGTTGCCGTGCATTTTCCCTGGTACGTTGTTTATAATATAGGACAAATGCGAACACCTCATCATTTGCCCAAGCCATTAAACTGCCAGGATCTTTTTTAGCATGGCGAATTGATATGTTGATTACATTTACCTTATAGCGATTGAGAATTTCAGACATTTTCGAAGTGAATGCTTCAAATTCTTTAATCGGTACAAAATACTCCTGTAAAACATAAGTTCTTTTCTCGCGAGATAGTGGCTCAAGTTCTGCCACATCATACCCTGCTTCGTAGTTACGCCAGTGTATTTTCTTTGAGGTGAACAATAATGGATCAATGATATGCTCTCGCACCCAGTTCCCGCTCAATGTTTCAGAAAAACGCCAAAAAAAGTATTTTTCAATCCAATAGGATCGAGTGACCGGGTGAAGGCGGGTACGCGTGGTGGCCGCCTTTTTTGTCCGACTCCATGTTACTGCGTTCACCTTGGAGTAATGGTCAGGATATAGGTCAGCATTATGGAACACTGCGGCGTCAGAACTGCGAATATTATCTACAAAATAATTTAGATAATCTGATGTTTTCATGCGCTTCGAGGTGCGTTCTAAGCGTTCATTTTCAACAAGGTCCAGCTTGGCCTCAACAATAATACCCAGTCCGCCATAGCCTCCTATGGCTCCAAAAAATATTTCACTATTTTCTGTGGGAGTGGCCTTGATAACAGAGCCATCTCCCAGCACTAATTTCAGCCACCTGACCGACATAATTAATGGGCCCAGTCCAATGTAACGGCCATGGCAATTAACGCCTAATGAACCGCCAACAGTGAAGTTGGCATATGTCTGCATTATTTTTACAGATAGGTTATGAGGGTCAATGAACTTTTGTATATCACACCATCTTATGCCGGCCTGCACTTGGATATATTTCTCTTCAGGATTAAATAGAAGTACCTTGTTCATTAGGCGCATATCGATGTGAAGACTGTCACGGCTGGTCGTTTGCCCCCCCATACTAAACCGACCGCCGCCAATCGATATTGGCCCATCGCCTCGCTTTACCGCAGTGATGACATCATCGGTTGTTTGAGGCTTGACTACGGCCCATACAGGGACAGGATTGAGGCCAGTAACATCATTTATGATTGTGCTGTTCATTATAGACTACCCTCACTTTACGGTTAGATAATCGTAGTTAGCTTCAAGAGGGTTCTCACCGTAGCTATTATCACCGACAGTACCCTTTAGTAAGCCAAGCTCAATGAAAGTCCAAATAGGTCCAATAACAGGTATGATCACCAGCAACAACCACCAAGCTGCCTTGTCTCTGTCATGTAATCTTTTTGCAGAGAGGTTTATAGCTCCAATGAAAAACAGAAGCGTTGGGAGCCATGTTTTATCCGGCCCTAGAAGAGATTCTATGCCTGTAAAAACTAGCCAGAATACCGTCCAGTAGGGAAGGGAAATTGACCAGTAACGAGAGCGGCTCATTCGGCCAGATGTGGTAAAAAATACATCGAAAAAGGATAATAATATCTCATGCCTAGCCATGACACCCCCGGCGCTTGTGAATTTATTCACTATAAGTAGAGATTATTCGTTGGTCAATGTGAGTACGGATTTGCCACTATGGGCTGTCGCGTCCCAAAAGATTCTTGGCGCCTTTCCTGCGCTTCGTTCAGGCCGAACAGCGGTCCTGACCGCTAGCACAGAAACCATTAAAAAACCCCGCACGCTGGCGGGGTGTTTTAAATGGTGCCCGGGGGCGGATTTGAACCACCGACACGCGGATTTTCAATCCGCTGCTCTACCCCTGAGCTACCCGGGCACAAGGGGCCAAAGCCTCGCAATCGAGGCAAGCCGCTGCGTTATAGGAAAAAAGGCTGCGACTGTCCAGCCCCGAAATTCAAAAAATGCATTTTTGTGACAAGGACTTGAGTTGAAAAGACTTCCCGGCCCCAGGCGCCGGCTTCAGTAGTCTTCTTCGTCGCTGGAAATGACGGTCGGGGCCTCGTTGGTGGGAATCGCGTAACTGCCCTTGAGCCAGCGGCCGAGATCGATATCGGCGCAACGGGCGGAACAGAACGGCAGATATTTTTCCGTTTCCGGCAGCTGCTTGCAGATGGGGCAGGCGGCGTTGTTGTTGGCGGGTTTTTTACTGGTCACGTTTATCCTCCTCGAGCGTCAGCTGGCTGCCGGTGCGCCGGGTAAACTCTTCCTTATAGGTGGGATGTTTCCTGATCCAGTCAAGGACCGCCGCCGGCCCCTTGAGGCTGCAGGGTTTGCCCGGCTCTCTCTCGGCATCCAGTGTCGCTTCGCGCAGCAGCTCCAGCGCCCGGGTGGCCACATTGGGCTGCGGCACCCGTGCGGTCAGCATTTTTGCGCCCAGCGAAGTTACATCCGCCTTGCGGATCAGCTCCAGCAGCCCGAAGGCGGAGATGTTAGACCGCTGTGTTTGCTGCGGATCGGCCTGGATCAGGTTGTCGATCACATCCATCAGGGCGGTTACCTCGCCCTTGCCCGACATATTGACAAAGTCGATCACAATAAGGCCGCCGATGGCCCGGAGCCGGAGCTGGCGGAAGATTTCCCGCGCCGCTTCCCGGTTGAGGCGCAGGATCTGCTGTTCTCGGTCGGTGGAGAGCAGCGCTCCGCCGGTATTGACGTCGACGGCGGTCAGGGCCTCGGTCTCCTCGATGGTGATCCAGCCGCCGCTGTTGAGCGGAAGGCGTTTTTCAAACAGGGACTCGAGGTCGTCCTCCACGCCATACTGGCTGAAAATATCTTCGCCCGCCGCGGCCTGTTGCAGCCGCCCGGTCAGTTCGGGGGCAAAACTCCCGGTCCACTCATGGGCCTTCTTCATGTCGGCGGCATGATCGAAAATAACGGCCTCCAGGGAATTGCTGGAGAAGGTGCGCATGATCTGGCTGAGGGGCTCCGGCCCCTGGGCCAGAAGTTTCGGCGCAATGGTAACCGCGAGGTTTTTTTCGATGGCCTTCCATTGTCCGAGCAGCCTGTCCGCCATGTCGGCCAGCTGTTGGTCCGGCAGGTCGGCGGCTTCGGTGCGGAAGGTCAGGCCCAGGCCGCCCAGTTCGAGGCTCTCGCCAAAGCTTTTCAGGGCATGACGGCGGTCCGGATCCTTGATGCGGCTGGACACAAAGGCGCCGGCCCTGAACGGATGCAGCACCAGGCCCGAGGAATGCAGTTCGATCCGGCCGGTGAGGGAGGCTTCCTTGCCGTCCACGGGATCACGGGTGACCTGTACGATAATTTTCTGGCCTTCACTGACCAGCTGGGTCAGGTCTTTTGGTTTTTTGGCCGGTTTTTTCTGTGTCTTGTCGCCGCCCGCCGGTTTGGGCAGCAGTTTAAGCGGCAGGAAACCCTCCGGTCCGTTTTCCAGTTCCACGAAAGCGGCCTGCAGTTCCCGGCTCACCGACCTGATGCGGCCCAGATAAATGGCGCCCACATAGGATGGTTCGTGATCCCGGTACAAGCGTATTTCCACCGGCCGGTTGTCTTCCAGAAGGGCGCAGCGGATTTCGCCCGGGGCGCTGGTGACAAGGAGTTTGCGGCTCATGAGTTTTTGCTCCGGTAGCCGCAGCCGTCCAGCATATTGGCGGTTTCGAACAGCGGCAGGCCGACTACATTGCTGTAGGAACCGTTGATGGATTTGACAAAACGCCCGGCCAGGCCTTGGATGGCATAGGCGCCGGCCTTGCCCT belongs to Emcibacter sp. and includes:
- a CDS encoding DNA gyrase inhibitor YacG, translating into MTSKKPANNNAACPICKQLPETEKYLPFCSARCADIDLGRWLKGSYAIPTNEAPTVISSDEEDY
- a CDS encoding DUF805 domain-containing protein, yielding MARHEILLSFFDVFFTTSGRMSRSRYWSISLPYWTVFWLVFTGIESLLGPDKTWLPTLLFFIGAINLSAKRLHDRDKAAWWLLLVIIPVIGPIWTFIELGLLKGTVGDNSYGENPLEANYDYLTVK
- a CDS encoding FAD-binding protein produces the protein MNSTIINDVTGLNPVPVWAVVKPQTTDDVITAVKRGDGPISIGGGRFSMGGQTTSRDSLHIDMRLMNKVLLFNPEEKYIQVQAGIRWCDIQKFIDPHNLSVKIMQTYANFTVGGSLGVNCHGRYIGLGPLIMSVRWLKLVLGDGSVIKATPTENSEIFFGAIGGYGGLGIIVEAKLDLVENERLERTSKRMKTSDYLNYFVDNIRSSDAAVFHNADLYPDHYSKVNAVTWSRTKKAATTRTRLHPVTRSYWIEKYFFWRFSETLSGNWVREHIIDPLLFTSKKIHWRNYEAGYDVAELEPLSREKRTYVLQEYFVPIKEFEAFTSKMSEILNRYKVNVINISIRHAKKDPGSLMAWANDEVFAFVLYYKQRTRENARQRVALWTRALISAVLEHNGTYYLPYQAHATHEQFHAAYPRARELFSLKSKYDPDFRFRNVLWDAYYGPDKRVEEPAEKPASEFHKIYKSVYWRDRFYLFLQNVFRLFPEDRFHTMIIEAVHQFNTDEEIYKYIQANLPTIKPALADFTYALPALRKQKAVISGQTVSLLESERTYNGYLEIGSTGRYYSALKKLLKFKGTAYFTNYIAPTKSPPDIIDRGQVSEFGPYFDLNDYAPISKDQIPSESLDLVTCYIGLHHIEPGKQKAYVDSIARTLRPGGVFILRDHDSASDEMKELVALVHTVFNAGTGETWKTNTDEPRYFQGLDHWVSLVEDCGLKDQGQRLYQDHDPSDNVLMAFIKCNKRDKDA
- a CDS encoding ribonuclease E/G is translated as MSRKLLVTSAPGEIRCALLEDNRPVEIRLYRDHEPSYVGAIYLGRIRSVSRELQAAFVELENGPEGFLPLKLLPKPAGGDKTQKKPAKKPKDLTQLVSEGQKIIVQVTRDPVDGKEASLTGRIELHSSGLVLHPFRAGAFVSSRIKDPDRRHALKSFGESLELGGLGLTFRTEAADLPDQQLADMADRLLGQWKAIEKNLAVTIAPKLLAQGPEPLSQIMRTFSSNSLEAVIFDHAADMKKAHEWTGSFAPELTGRLQQAAAGEDIFSQYGVEDDLESLFEKRLPLNSGGWITIEETEALTAVDVNTGGALLSTDREQQILRLNREAAREIFRQLRLRAIGGLIVIDFVNMSGKGEVTALMDVIDNLIQADPQQTQRSNISAFGLLELIRKADVTSLGAKMLTARVPQPNVATRALELLREATLDAEREPGKPCSLKGPAAVLDWIRKHPTYKEEFTRRTGSQLTLEEDKRDQ